In Rahnella sikkimica, the following are encoded in one genomic region:
- a CDS encoding DUF2502 domain-containing protein: MKKLIFVLAVLLTLPAIAQADVEVGLNMPGLSLHIGDRDNRGYYWDGGDWRPPGWWDDHYRDEGRGHWVYYEPAPPPPPRYWHHEHWHEGPPPGYWHDGPPGHWREGPPPGRW; encoded by the coding sequence ATGAAAAAACTGATTTTTGTTCTCGCCGTTTTGCTCACTTTGCCAGCCATCGCACAGGCAGACGTCGAGGTTGGGCTTAATATGCCGGGGCTGTCACTGCATATCGGTGACCGCGATAATCGTGGATATTATTGGGACGGTGGTGACTGGCGTCCGCCAGGCTGGTGGGACGATCATTATCGTGATGAAGGTCGCGGGCATTGGGTGTATTACGAACCGGCGCCGCCACCGCCGCCACGCTACTGGCATCATGAGCACTGGCACGAAGGCCCACCTCCTGGCTACTGGCACGATGGTCCTCCGGGACACTGGCGTGAAGGCCCGCCTCCTGGCCGCTGGTAA
- a CDS encoding IclR family transcriptional regulator yields MAQDIPADEERSGGIQVISRAASVLNALGKHPQGMSLGAIANDVDLPRSTVQRIVAALAEEGLVRSEGNGGVRLGPTLLKLASTVHTDMIAIATPFLRHLNEITGETVAIGRASGRQIANIHCIVAEKELRIVPRVGLNLPIYSTSSGRALLALKTDEEVRLIVGEVLEPATKNTVSTLGALLDIIADVRRDGYSIETSETVEGVSTVAVAIDTILGRYSVSVLVPTPRLDAKQDVIRTALLECKDALTSEIGK; encoded by the coding sequence ATGGCGCAGGATATTCCGGCAGACGAAGAGCGCAGCGGTGGGATCCAGGTGATCTCGCGTGCGGCATCGGTGCTTAATGCACTGGGCAAACACCCTCAGGGCATGAGCCTGGGAGCCATCGCGAATGATGTCGATCTTCCCCGCTCCACGGTGCAGCGTATTGTTGCCGCGCTGGCAGAAGAAGGTCTGGTCCGTTCGGAAGGCAACGGCGGTGTTCGGCTCGGGCCGACGCTGCTGAAACTCGCCTCTACCGTACACACCGACATGATCGCCATCGCCACCCCTTTCCTTCGCCATCTGAACGAAATCACCGGGGAAACCGTGGCCATTGGCCGCGCCAGTGGCCGTCAGATTGCCAATATTCACTGTATTGTGGCGGAAAAAGAGTTACGTATTGTTCCCCGCGTTGGCCTGAATTTGCCGATTTACAGCACGTCTTCAGGTCGTGCCCTGCTGGCGCTTAAAACAGATGAGGAAGTTCGTCTTATTGTTGGAGAAGTTCTGGAACCGGCGACGAAAAATACCGTCAGCACGCTCGGCGCATTGCTCGACATCATTGCCGACGTTCGCCGCGACGGGTACTCGATTGAAACAAGCGAAACCGTGGAAGGTGTCTCCACTGTCGCGGTTGCCATCGACACGATTTTGGGCCGCTATTCGGTTTCCGTTCTGGTTCCGACTCCGCGCCTTGACGCCAAACAGGACGTGATCCGCACCGCTTTGCTTGAGTGCAAAGATGCGCTGACCAGCGAAATTGGCAAGTAA
- a CDS encoding universal stress protein, whose amino-acid sequence MFDVILLAVDGSRQTKFVVDLSRQLARGHNSTVYVTCCIDESYALEENGDTPGEVTDYPPAEEEQNTARAVVGQALKTLAQAGIQAKGNIIVGNAGEALVAEAVKRQASVIVMGHRQLSAFGRIMKGSVSAEVIARSPCPVMVEVRGN is encoded by the coding sequence ATGTTTGACGTCATTTTGTTAGCCGTAGATGGCTCCAGACAAACGAAATTCGTCGTAGATTTAAGCCGCCAGCTCGCCCGCGGCCACAATTCAACGGTGTATGTCACCTGTTGTATCGATGAGTCTTACGCACTGGAAGAAAACGGCGATACACCCGGCGAAGTCACCGATTATCCGCCTGCCGAAGAAGAGCAAAATACCGCCCGCGCCGTGGTCGGCCAGGCCCTGAAAACGCTGGCGCAAGCGGGGATTCAGGCCAAAGGCAATATCATAGTCGGTAACGCCGGAGAAGCGCTGGTAGCGGAAGCGGTGAAAAGACAGGCGTCGGTCATCGTGATGGGGCACCGGCAACTTTCGGCTTTTGGCCGCATCATGAAAGGTTCTGTCAGCGCAGAAGTTATCGCGCGGTCACCCTGCCCGGTGATGGTAGAAGTGCGGGGGAACTGA
- a CDS encoding MFS transporter yields the protein MNQPIAQAPAASSAGTSGPPTFSARLVTGLAGVLIVALCSGLNDRVTDIALADVRGALSISNDPGSWLIGSYQAAEVAAMMIAPWLAVTFSLRRFTLFVTLGFLLVAAVLPYSPNLPVFITLRAVQGVFGGAMPPLLMTAALRFMPPQYKLYGLSAYALTATFGPNIATSMAAIWTDYVGWKWVFWQVIPPCVLGYLLIGYGLPQDPQRFERLKQMDIVGMVTGCSGISLLVLVLQQGERLDWFHSPLITVMFFASLALLTVFLVNEWHHPLPLFKLQMLKRHNLAHGLITLFALMFLFLSGSALPANFMQQVGGFRAVQVGPLALTIGLPQLLLAPLVAFFLTFRWVDSRWVLACGLGLVGLSCYWGTHITSVWARDNFYVIQIMQAFGQPMAVLPILLGATSVVQPQEGPFAAAMFNTTRGMGSIAGSAILGVMVSDREQFHSNVLLNHIGGVNYLLSQPYGGGSSFLAPLNSDGSAISTEIITQFSRLVRKQALILSLADIYMLIIGLAMALILLAAILPKRSYPPQSLVKRP from the coding sequence ATGAATCAGCCAATTGCACAGGCACCGGCCGCCAGCAGCGCCGGAACGTCCGGGCCGCCAACGTTTAGCGCGAGGCTGGTCACCGGATTAGCGGGCGTATTGATCGTCGCACTTTGCTCCGGCCTGAACGACCGTGTCACGGATATTGCTTTGGCTGATGTTCGTGGCGCTTTAAGTATCAGTAATGATCCCGGTTCATGGCTGATCGGCTCCTATCAGGCGGCCGAAGTAGCAGCCATGATGATTGCGCCGTGGCTGGCGGTGACGTTTTCGCTGCGCCGCTTCACGCTGTTCGTCACGCTGGGCTTTTTGCTGGTGGCCGCTGTTTTGCCGTACTCGCCAAACCTGCCGGTGTTTATTACGTTGCGTGCGGTTCAGGGGGTATTTGGCGGGGCGATGCCGCCTTTGCTGATGACGGCGGCACTGCGGTTTATGCCGCCGCAGTACAAACTTTACGGGCTGAGTGCGTATGCGCTGACCGCCACATTTGGGCCGAATATTGCCACCTCTATGGCGGCCATCTGGACCGATTATGTTGGCTGGAAATGGGTCTTCTGGCAGGTTATCCCGCCGTGCGTGCTGGGCTATCTGCTGATTGGTTACGGATTACCGCAAGATCCACAGCGTTTCGAGCGTTTGAAACAGATGGATATTGTGGGGATGGTGACGGGATGCAGCGGCATTTCTTTGCTGGTGCTGGTTCTTCAGCAGGGCGAACGGCTGGACTGGTTCCACTCGCCGCTGATTACCGTGATGTTTTTTGCCTCGCTGGCGCTGTTAACCGTTTTTCTGGTTAACGAATGGCATCACCCGTTGCCGCTGTTCAAATTGCAGATGCTGAAACGTCATAACCTGGCGCACGGATTAATCACGCTGTTTGCGCTGATGTTCCTGTTTTTATCCGGTTCGGCGTTGCCCGCGAACTTCATGCAGCAGGTCGGTGGATTTCGTGCGGTGCAGGTCGGGCCGCTGGCACTGACGATCGGTTTGCCGCAGCTGCTTCTTGCTCCGCTGGTGGCGTTTTTCCTGACGTTCCGCTGGGTCGACAGCCGCTGGGTTCTGGCCTGCGGGCTGGGGCTGGTGGGGCTTTCCTGTTACTGGGGAACGCATATCACCAGCGTCTGGGCGCGCGACAACTTTTATGTGATTCAGATTATGCAGGCGTTCGGACAGCCGATGGCGGTGCTGCCCATTTTGCTCGGCGCAACCAGCGTCGTTCAGCCGCAGGAAGGGCCGTTTGCCGCCGCGATGTTTAATACAACGCGCGGAATGGGGAGTATTGCGGGAAGTGCGATTCTGGGCGTAATGGTCAGCGATCGTGAGCAGTTCCATTCTAACGTTTTACTCAATCATATTGGCGGCGTGAACTATCTGCTTTCCCAGCCTTATGGCGGTGGCAGCAGTTTTCTGGCACCGCTGAACAGTGATGGCTCGGCGATTTCAACCGAAATCATTACGCAGTTTTCCAGGCTGGTCAGGAAGCAGGCGCTGATTCTGAGCCTCGCTGATATCTATATGCTGATTATCGGTCTGGCAATGGCGCTGATATTGCTGGCCGCCATCCTGCCCAAACGGTCCTATCCGCCTCAGTCTCTGGTTAAACGCCCCTGA